Within the Corynebacterium afermentans subsp. lipophilum genome, the region CGGCATCAGCCGCAGGGGCCTCAGCGCCGGGCTGCTCCTGCTTCGGCTCCAGCGGCGAGGACTCTACGGGTTTTTCCTGCTGCTGCTTCTTCTTTTTCTTGCCAAACGGCCAAAATGCCATCGGTGGTCACTCCCTAAAATTGGTGGTCGCAGATGAGTGTAATTCTTGTGTTTGCGGTTATTGACTGTAGTCCGTGCTAGCGGCGCTAGTGGGTACCGGTCGAGCCGTACCCGCCGTCGCCGCGCTGCGTCTCGTCCAGAGCGTCAACTTCGGTGAAATCCACCAACTCCACGCGCTGAATCACCAGCTGCGCAATCCGCATGCCGCGGGTGATTTCGATCGGCTCGGAGCGGTCGGTGTTGAGCAGGCAGACCTTCAACTCCCCACGGTAGCCCGCGTCAATCGTGCCGGGCGTGTTCACGATGCTCAGCCCGTGCTTGGCTGCCATGCCGGATCGCGGATGGATCAAACCGACCGTACCCACGGGCAACGCGATCGCCACGCCTGTGGCCACGAGTGCCCGCTCCCCCGGCTGCAGCACCAGATCTTCCGCGGAATACAGGTCCGCGCCGGCATCTTCCGGGTGCGCCCGCATCGGCATTGGCAGTTCTGGGTCAAGGCGCTTGACTGGAATCGGCGGGAGCGGATCGCCCACGTATGCGCCGTTAAGGTTGTGTGTGCTGTGCTCGCTGTTTTGCTTCTCCACCCGCCCCACACTACGTCAGGGCCAATGCGCCAGCGCCACTCCGCCAGTACGCGGCACCGGTCTCCCCCGCGACTGCCCTGCAAGTATGCCCCTGCACTGGGCACGCCTATTGTGGAGTGCGTGAGTGAGACCGCTTCGACCCCTTCAAACCCCGGCCCCGAAAAGGCAGCGACGGCTACCACGGCACCTCAGGCGAAGGTGCTGTACACGGAGCGTCAGTGGGTGCCTTGGTATTGGTGGGCTGCCCTCGCCGGGCTCGCGTTGCTGCTCGCCGGACAGTTCGGACTCAACCGCAACGTCTGGTGGTTCGCGGTACCGCTGGTGCTGTTCTCGGCGCTGTTCGCGTGGTTTTTGCTCTGGCTCTCGCGCACCACGGTCTCCGTGGAACAGGACCCGGACGGCACGCGCTGGCTGCTCGTCGAGGACGCGAACCTGCCCAACACCGTAGTCTCGCGCTCCATGGTGGTCCCGGGTTCCGCCCGCCAAAACGCGCTCGGGCGCCAGCTGGACCCGGCGGCGTACCTGGTCTCTCGCCCGTGGGTCAGCGAACACGTCCTCATCGTCTTGGACGACCCGGAGGATCCCACCCCGTACTGGCTGATCTCCGCGAAGCACCCCGAAGAGGTCCTGGCGGCGTTCGCCCCCGGCACTGTCGCCGGATAACCGGGCAGCGGGACAAAAGACTCAAGGGCGGCGCCACCTGGCTAGGTGGGGCCGCCCTTTAGCCGTCGATAGGCAACTGCTTACTCGCAGTCGAGGCAGATCTTCGAACCGTCGTCCTCGGTGTAGGCGAGGCGCTTGTTCTTCTGCACGAGGAAGCAGGACGCGCAGGTGAATTCGTCGTCCTGGCGCGGCTTGACCTCAACGTTGAGCTCCTCGCCGGAGAGGTCCTGGGTCGGAGGCTCCACAGGCTCAACAATCTCGCCGTCGTCGTCCATGCTGCTGCCAGCTACTTCAGCAGCCTTGAGCCCTTCCAAGGAGTCGGTCTCAATTTCGTCGTCCATGCGGCGGCGCGGCGCATCGTAATCGGTGGCCATGGTGGTGTGTCCTCCAGCTCAGCGTGGTCGCCCCGGGAGGGGCCTGAATGTCGTTATTTGAGCGGAATACTAGGTCAAACACATAGTCCTGTCATCTTCCCTGCTCAGACACCAGAAACTTCGCTCACAAGGCGGGTGTCGCGTCGCGTTTGTACACTTCCATTGCATGACGCAAAAGGCTCTGGGTTTCGGTGTCGATATCGGCGGTTCCGGTGTGAAGGGCGCCGTGGTGGATCTACACACCGGCGATTTTGTGGGCGAGCGGGTGAAAATTGCCACGCCGCAACCCGCAACACCGGACGCGGTCGCCGATGTCGTCGGGCAGATCGTCCGTGCGTGCGAGTGGGAAGGCCCAGTAGGCATCACGCTCCCATCGGTGGTGACCCATCAGGTCGCGCGCACCGCCGCCAACATTGATAAATCGTGGGTGGGCACCAACGTGCACGACCTGTTCACCCAGGCGCTCGGACGCGAGACCATCTCTGTGCTTAACGACGCGGATGCGGCGGGCATAGCCGAGGTGGCCTTCGGCAGCGACGCCGCCGGCAGCGGCGCAGTCATCTTCCTCACTTTCGGCACCGGCATCGGAT harbors:
- the dut gene encoding dUTP diphosphatase is translated as MGDPLPPIPVKRLDPELPMPMRAHPEDAGADLYSAEDLVLQPGERALVATGVAIALPVGTVGLIHPRSGMAAKHGLSIVNTPGTIDAGYRGELKVCLLNTDRSEPIEITRGMRIAQLVIQRVELVDFTEVDALDETQRGDGGYGSTGTH
- a CDS encoding DUF3093 domain-containing protein, which codes for MSETASTPSNPGPEKAATATTAPQAKVLYTERQWVPWYWWAALAGLALLLAGQFGLNRNVWWFAVPLVLFSALFAWFLLWLSRTTVSVEQDPDGTRWLLVEDANLPNTVVSRSMVVPGSARQNALGRQLDPAAYLVSRPWVSEHVLIVLDDPEDPTPYWLISAKHPEEVLAAFAPGTVAG
- a CDS encoding DUF4193 domain-containing protein — encoded protein: MATDYDAPRRRMDDEIETDSLEGLKAAEVAGSSMDDDGEIVEPVEPPTQDLSGEELNVEVKPRQDDEFTCASCFLVQKNKRLAYTEDDGSKICLDCE
- the ppgK gene encoding polyphosphate--glucose phosphotransferase, which codes for MTQKALGFGVDIGGSGVKGAVVDLHTGDFVGERVKIATPQPATPDAVADVVGQIVRACEWEGPVGITLPSVVTHQVARTAANIDKSWVGTNVHDLFTQALGRETISVLNDADAAGIAEVAFGSDAAGSGAVIFLTFGTGIGSAFLVDGTLFPNTELGHMLIDGTEAEHFASSAAKDREELSYKKWAKRVDKVLHEYDRLFNPAAFIVGGGISRHADKWVPLLTVDTPVAPAALRNRAGIVGAAMAAQDHVAP